A genomic window from Pseudomonadales bacterium includes:
- a CDS encoding HU family DNA-binding protein, with product MATKKAPAKKAAAKRKAPAKKKSTAKKAAPAAKAGAPIATKMTKTAILTEIAEKTALNRKQVAAVFDELEVLIERHIKKRGAGEFTLPGLLKIRSVKRPATKKRLGRNPATGEEIVIGPKPASIRVRATALKRLKEMVG from the coding sequence ATGGCAACCAAGAAAGCTCCTGCGAAAAAAGCTGCTGCTAAGAGAAAAGCACCGGCGAAGAAGAAGTCGACCGCTAAGAAAGCAGCCCCCGCCGCCAAGGCAGGCGCCCCTATCGCGACCAAGATGACCAAAACGGCCATCCTGACCGAGATCGCGGAAAAAACCGCCCTGAACCGCAAGCAAGTCGCAGCTGTATTCGATGAGCTCGAGGTCCTGATCGAGCGGCACATCAAGAAGCGCGGCGCAGGTGAATTCACCCTGCCCGGACTTCTGAAGATCCGCTCGGTGAAGCGCCCTGCTACCAAGAAGCGTCTGGGCCGCAATCCGGCTACCGGCGAAGAAATCGTGATCGGACCGAAGCCGGCAAGCATCCGTGTGCGTGCCACCGCGCTGAAGCGTCTGAAGGAAATGGTCGGTTAA
- the aspS gene encoding aspartate--tRNA ligase codes for MRSHYCGELNAAHTGKEVELVGWVHRRRDHGGVIFLDIRDRTGIVQVVFDPDTVESFATADRVRNEYVLHMRGRTRPRPEGTVNPDMATGEIEVLGNTLDILNASLTPPFQLDEHSDAGEDVRLRYRYLDLRRPEMQQKLRTRSQISSAARRYLESEGFWEVETPTLTKATPEGARDYLVPSRTHPGEFFALPQSPQVFKQLLMIAGMDKYYQIARCYRDEDLRHDRQPEFTQIDIEASFVTEADVMGLTERMLKSVFSEVLGVTLQDFPVLTWDDAMSRYGSDKPDLRNPLELTDIADLMRKVEFKVFNGPANDPNSRVVALRAPGGARLSRKVIDGYTEFVGRYGARGLAYIKVNDRSAGTEGLQSPILKFLPETVVAEVLDRVGAVDGDLVFFGADKASVVCDALGALRNELGRELELLDTEKRWAPCWVVSWPMFESGRDGTLAPAHHPFTRPTCSPDALKAEPLAARAAAYDVVLNGYELGGGSLRIHDQDMQQAVFDTLGIGQEADVKFGFLLDALKLGCPPHGGIAIGLDRLVMLMTDSAAIRDVIAFPKTQTAACLLTHAPSPVDEHQLRDLHIRLR; via the coding sequence ATGCGCAGTCATTACTGCGGCGAACTGAACGCCGCCCATACAGGAAAAGAAGTCGAACTGGTGGGCTGGGTACACCGTCGGCGTGACCATGGCGGTGTCATTTTCCTCGATATCCGTGATCGCACCGGCATCGTGCAGGTGGTCTTCGACCCGGACACCGTGGAGAGTTTTGCCACGGCGGATCGGGTGCGCAACGAGTACGTACTGCACATGCGCGGTCGTACCCGGCCGAGACCGGAAGGCACGGTCAATCCGGATATGGCGACCGGAGAGATCGAGGTCCTCGGCAATACCCTGGATATCCTCAATGCTTCGCTGACACCACCCTTCCAGCTGGATGAACACTCCGACGCCGGCGAAGACGTGCGGCTTCGTTACCGGTATCTGGATCTGCGCCGTCCGGAGATGCAGCAGAAGCTGCGGACCCGGTCTCAGATCAGCAGTGCGGCTAGACGCTATCTGGAATCCGAGGGGTTCTGGGAGGTGGAAACACCGACCCTGACCAAGGCGACGCCGGAAGGCGCCCGTGACTATCTGGTGCCGAGCCGCACCCACCCTGGTGAATTCTTCGCACTGCCCCAGTCTCCCCAGGTATTCAAGCAGCTGCTGATGATTGCCGGCATGGACAAGTACTATCAGATCGCACGCTGCTACCGGGACGAGGATCTGCGCCACGACCGGCAACCCGAGTTCACCCAGATCGATATCGAAGCCTCCTTCGTGACCGAGGCGGATGTCATGGGCCTCACCGAGCGCATGCTCAAGTCGGTATTCTCCGAAGTGCTCGGTGTCACCCTGCAGGATTTCCCTGTGCTGACCTGGGACGACGCCATGTCCCGCTACGGCAGCGACAAGCCGGACCTGCGCAATCCCCTGGAGCTGACCGATATCGCCGACCTGATGCGCAAGGTTGAGTTCAAGGTCTTCAACGGACCGGCGAACGACCCGAACAGCCGGGTGGTGGCACTGCGCGCGCCGGGTGGGGCACGGCTGTCACGCAAGGTGATCGACGGCTATACCGAGTTTGTCGGTCGTTACGGAGCCAGAGGTCTCGCCTACATAAAGGTGAACGACCGGTCGGCGGGCACCGAAGGTCTGCAGTCACCGATCCTGAAATTTCTGCCCGAGACGGTGGTGGCGGAGGTGCTGGACCGTGTGGGCGCCGTAGACGGCGACCTGGTGTTCTTCGGCGCAGACAAAGCCAGTGTGGTCTGCGATGCCCTGGGCGCGCTGCGTAACGAACTGGGCCGGGAGCTTGAGCTGCTTGACACGGAAAAGAGATGGGCGCCCTGCTGGGTGGTTTCCTGGCCCATGTTCGAGTCAGGACGCGACGGCACCCTGGCACCCGCCCATCACCCCTTCACCCGGCCGACCTGCAGCCCGGATGCGCTTAAGGCAGAACCGCTGGCAGCCCGGGCGGCCGCCTATGACGTGGTACTCAACGGCTATGAACTGGGTGGCGGCTCTCTGCGGATTCACGACCAGGACATGCAGCAGGCGGTGTTCGATACCCTGGGCATCGGCCAGGAAGCGGACGTGAAGTTCGGCTTCCTGCTCGACGCCCTCAAGCTCGGCTGCCCGCCCCACGGCGGCATCGCGATCGGACTCGACCGGCTGGTGATGCTGATGACCGATTCGGCCGCCATCCGGGACGTGATCGCCTTCCCCAAGACCCAGACCGCCGCCTGTCTGCTCACCCACGCGCCGAGCCCGGTCGACGAGCATCAACTGCGCGATCTGCACATCCGACTGCGCTGA
- a CDS encoding YebC/PmpR family DNA-binding transcriptional regulator has protein sequence MAGHSKWANIKHRKAAQDAKRGRLWTRLIREIVIAARLGGGEPADNPRLRAAIDKGLAANIPKDTIERAISRGAGGQEGSTVEELVYEGYAPGGVAVIVEAMTDNRNRTVADVRNAFSRNGGNLGTDGSVAYLFERRGVISFAPGADEEKILEVVLEAGAEDLEVDDDGSIQVTTAWEALSDVAQALRARSLEPDNAEVTMVPASCVETDAETAETVLKLLDALEDLDDVQNVYSNADLPESLLSD, from the coding sequence ATGGCAGGGCACAGTAAATGGGCCAATATCAAGCACCGCAAGGCCGCTCAGGATGCGAAGCGGGGCAGACTGTGGACGCGACTCATCCGGGAAATCGTCATCGCCGCCCGGCTTGGTGGCGGTGAACCCGCGGACAATCCCCGGCTGCGGGCAGCTATCGACAAGGGTCTTGCTGCCAACATTCCCAAGGACACCATCGAACGTGCAATCTCCCGGGGTGCCGGTGGCCAGGAAGGCAGTACGGTGGAAGAACTGGTCTATGAGGGCTATGCGCCCGGTGGTGTGGCAGTGATCGTCGAAGCCATGACCGACAATCGCAACCGTACCGTGGCGGATGTGCGGAACGCCTTCAGCCGTAATGGCGGTAACCTGGGCACCGATGGCTCCGTCGCTTATCTCTTCGAGCGCCGCGGTGTGATCAGTTTCGCCCCTGGTGCGGATGAGGAGAAGATCCTGGAGGTGGTGCTCGAGGCGGGGGCCGAGGATCTCGAGGTGGATGATGACGGGTCGATCCAGGTCACCACTGCCTGGGAAGCCTTGAGTGATGTGGCGCAGGCCCTGCGCGCCAGATCGCTCGAACCGGACAATGCGGAAGTGACCATGGTGCCCGCCAGCTGTGTGGAAACCGATGCTGAAACTGCGGAGACGGTGCTGAAACTGCTGGACGCGCTGGAAGATCTCGACGACGTGCAGAACGTCTACAGCAATGCGGATCTGCCGGAGTCTCTGCTCTCCGATTGA